AAAATAAATTGCTATCATTTATTTGAAAATGAAAAAAGATATGATTTGAAATCACCTTTTGCATTTGTTGTTAAGGATTTATCTATAGGTGGAATGGGGATACTTACGCACTATCCCCTAAAAGTTGGTCAAGTACTAAGCTTTCACTATACATTTTATCACATGCCATATCAATTGATGGGTAAAG
The sequence above is a segment of the Tissierellales bacterium genome. Coding sequences within it:
- a CDS encoding PilZ domain-containing protein, with amino-acid sequence KINCYHLFENEKRYDLKSPFAFVVKDLSIGGMGILTHYPLKVGQVLSFHYTFYHMPYQLMGKVVWVRYLGGTCKAGLEFIATPNNLILEIKAFLKNTTSELEENWSK